In one Umezawaea sp. Da 62-37 genomic region, the following are encoded:
- the sufB gene encoding Fe-S cluster assembly protein SufB, with protein sequence MTAAAEQRTPTTVQSEPLSQEETLASIGNYEFGWSDSDAAGTSARRGLNEEVVRDISAKKSEPEWMLEHRLKGLRLFEKKPMPTWGSDLSGINFDSIKYFVRSTEKQATSWEDLPEDIKNTYDRLGIPEAEKQRLVSGVAAQYESEVVYHAIREDLEAQGVIFKDTDTALKENPELFQEYFGSVIPSGDNKFSALNSAVWSGGSFIYVPKGVKVDIPLQAYFRINTENMGQFERTLIIVDEGAYVHYVEGCTAPIYSSDSLHSAVVEIIVKKGGRCRYTTIQNWSNNVYNLVTKRAKAEEGATMEWIDGNIGSKVTMKYPAVFLMGEHAHGEVLSIAFAGEGQHQDAGAKMVHMAPHTSSTIVSKSVARGGGRTSYRGLVQINKRAHHSKSTVKCDALLVDNISRSDTYPYVDVREDDVQMGHEATVSKVSAEQLFYLMSRGLTEDEAMAMIVRGFVEPIARELPMEYALELNRLIELQMEGAVG encoded by the coding sequence ATGACTGCCGCTGCCGAGCAGCGCACGCCCACCACGGTGCAGTCTGAGCCGCTCAGCCAGGAGGAAACCCTGGCGAGTATCGGCAACTACGAGTTCGGTTGGTCCGACTCAGACGCTGCTGGTACGAGCGCACGCCGAGGCCTGAACGAAGAAGTCGTCAGGGACATCTCGGCGAAGAAGAGCGAGCCCGAGTGGATGCTGGAGCACCGCCTGAAGGGGCTGCGCCTGTTCGAGAAGAAGCCGATGCCGACGTGGGGTTCCGACCTCTCGGGCATCAACTTCGACTCGATCAAGTACTTCGTGCGCTCGACCGAGAAGCAGGCCACCTCCTGGGAGGACCTGCCCGAGGACATCAAGAACACCTACGACCGGCTGGGCATCCCCGAGGCGGAGAAGCAGCGCCTCGTGTCCGGTGTGGCCGCGCAGTACGAGTCCGAGGTCGTGTACCACGCGATCCGCGAGGACCTGGAAGCGCAGGGTGTCATCTTCAAGGACACCGACACCGCGCTGAAGGAGAACCCGGAGCTCTTCCAGGAGTACTTCGGCTCGGTCATCCCCTCGGGTGACAACAAGTTCTCCGCGCTGAACTCCGCGGTGTGGTCCGGCGGCTCGTTCATCTACGTCCCCAAGGGCGTCAAGGTGGACATCCCGCTCCAGGCCTACTTCCGGATCAACACGGAGAACATGGGCCAGTTCGAGCGGACGCTGATCATCGTCGACGAGGGTGCCTACGTGCACTACGTCGAGGGCTGCACGGCGCCGATCTACTCCTCGGACTCGCTGCACTCGGCCGTGGTCGAGATCATCGTGAAGAAGGGCGGCCGCTGCCGCTACACGACGATCCAGAACTGGTCGAACAACGTCTACAACCTGGTCACCAAGCGCGCCAAGGCCGAAGAGGGCGCGACCATGGAGTGGATCGACGGCAACATCGGTTCCAAGGTGACCATGAAGTACCCGGCGGTCTTCCTCATGGGCGAGCACGCCCACGGCGAAGTCCTCTCGATCGCGTTCGCGGGCGAGGGCCAGCACCAGGACGCCGGCGCCAAGATGGTCCACATGGCACCGCACACCTCCTCGACCATCGTGTCGAAGTCGGTGGCGCGCGGCGGTGGCCGCACCTCCTACCGCGGCCTGGTGCAGATCAACAAGCGGGCGCACCACTCGAAGTCCACGGTGAAGTGCGACGCGCTGCTGGTCGACAACATCAGCCGCTCGGACACCTACCCCTACGTCGACGTCCGCGAGGACGACGTGCAGATGGGCCACGAGGCCACGGTCTCGAAGGTGTCCGCGGAGCAGCTGTTCTACCTGATGTCGCGCGGCCTCACCGAGGACGAGGCCATGGCCATGATCGTGCGCGGGTTCGTCGAGCCCATCGCGCGCGAGCTGCCCATGGAGTACGCGCTCGAGCTGAACCGCCTGATCGAACTGCAGATGGAAGGGGCCGTCGGCTGA
- the sufD gene encoding Fe-S cluster assembly protein SufD: MAVSTEPQHGLTDHTHGVGGTPVSSRADHFASFDVDAFEVPGGREEIWRFTPMKRLKNLHNGAAATGSAAVEVKAAEGITVETVRRGDARLGVAGTPSDRIAAQAWSSFTDGTLLTVGKNQEVAEPTLVTVTGAGEGEVAYGHLQIRSELFSKAVVVVDHRGSGAYADNVEFVVGDGAHLTVISVQDWADDAVHVSSHHASLGRDATFRHTVITLGGDVVRLTPTVTYNGKGGDAELNGLYFADHGQHLEHRTFIDHKVSNCRSNVVYKGALQGEGAHTVWIGDVLIRAAAEGTETYELNRNLVLTDGARADSVPNLEIETGEIVSAGHASATGRFDDEQLFYLQARGIPEDQARRLVVRGFFHEILLKITVAEVRERLEAAIEAELEAVGA; the protein is encoded by the coding sequence ATGGCCGTTTCAACTGAGCCCCAGCACGGCCTGACGGACCACACGCACGGCGTCGGGGGCACCCCGGTGTCGTCGCGTGCGGACCACTTCGCCTCGTTCGACGTCGACGCCTTCGAGGTGCCCGGCGGCCGTGAGGAGATCTGGCGCTTCACGCCGATGAAGCGGCTGAAGAACCTCCACAACGGCGCGGCCGCCACGGGTTCCGCGGCGGTCGAGGTCAAGGCCGCCGAGGGCATCACCGTCGAGACCGTCCGGCGCGGCGACGCGCGGCTCGGTGTCGCGGGCACCCCCAGCGACCGGATCGCCGCGCAGGCGTGGTCCTCGTTCACCGACGGCACGCTGCTGACGGTGGGCAAGAACCAGGAGGTCGCCGAGCCGACCCTGGTCACCGTGACCGGGGCCGGTGAGGGCGAGGTCGCCTACGGGCACCTGCAGATCCGCTCGGAGCTGTTCTCCAAGGCCGTCGTGGTCGTCGACCACCGCGGTTCCGGCGCGTACGCGGACAACGTCGAGTTCGTGGTCGGCGACGGCGCGCACCTCACCGTCATCTCGGTCCAGGACTGGGCCGACGACGCGGTGCACGTCTCCTCCCACCACGCCTCGCTCGGCCGCGACGCGACCTTCCGGCACACGGTCATCACGCTCGGCGGCGACGTCGTCCGGCTCACGCCGACGGTGACGTACAACGGCAAGGGCGGCGACGCGGAGCTGAACGGGCTCTACTTCGCCGACCACGGCCAGCACCTCGAGCACCGCACGTTCATCGACCACAAGGTGTCGAACTGCCGCAGCAACGTCGTCTACAAGGGCGCGTTGCAGGGCGAGGGCGCGCACACCGTGTGGATCGGCGACGTGCTGATCCGGGCGGCGGCCGAGGGCACCGAGACCTACGAGCTGAACCGGAACCTGGTCCTCACCGACGGCGCCCGCGCCGACTCGGTGCCGAACCTGGAGATCGAGACCGGCGAGATCGTCAGCGCGGGCCACGCCAGCGCCACCGGCCGGTTCGACGACGAGCAGCTGTTCTACCTGCAGGCCAGGGGAATCCCGGAGGACCAGGCGCGTCGCCTGGTCGTGCGCGGCTTCTTCCACGAGATCCTGCTGAAGATCACGGTCGCCGAGGTGCGCGAGCGCCTCGAGGCCGCGATCGAGGCTGAGTTGGAAGCAGTAGGCGCGTGA
- the mptB gene encoding polyprenol phosphomannose-dependent alpha 1,6 mannosyltransferase MptB, whose protein sequence is MTAGGVSTSDGVTASGSGSLDAPERRQLDVIRRWGTVGALLLAVGSLGSGAAPVFSPLPGTPVLGLFVRMPSVAMGIAWTGVFMVVSAWLWLGRFVRPGRARLATRSQLDRTLLMWTMPLVFVLPMFSRDVYSYLAQSEIAARGQDPYEFGPATALGVDHPLTMNVPNIWRETPAPYGPLFLALGRVIAMLTGDHVLPGVFLHRLLALVGLGMIVWALPRLARRFGVPPVGALWLGALNPLVLFHIVIGVHNDGLAIGLMLVGLELALRKLPVVLKGVAPPPITREEVLWVALGATMIVMGAMVKIPAMLALGFLGVMVARRLGGRFPDLLRAAAFMTVVAGLVTVLTCVGTGYGFGWISTLNVASTVKSWMSPPTALGYLSGGLGITLSLGNHTESTIALARILGQVVSVLIVGTLLWKSFRGRIKAVNGLGAGLGAVLVLGPVLQPWYVLWAALPLATAVVAKRFRGFAMTTSAFIAIILPPTGSAFDGRAYVVPQAVTGAAITFVLCVLVARKQLYPLMRRDPLPSDD, encoded by the coding sequence GTGACGGCAGGCGGAGTGAGCACCAGCGACGGCGTGACGGCGAGCGGATCCGGCTCGCTGGACGCGCCCGAACGCCGCCAGCTCGACGTCATCCGACGGTGGGGAACGGTCGGCGCCCTGCTGCTCGCGGTGGGGTCGCTGGGCTCCGGAGCGGCCCCCGTCTTCAGCCCGCTGCCGGGCACCCCGGTCCTCGGCCTGTTCGTGCGGATGCCCAGCGTCGCGATGGGAATCGCCTGGACAGGCGTGTTCATGGTGGTGTCGGCGTGGCTCTGGCTCGGCCGGTTCGTCCGGCCCGGCCGAGCCCGGCTCGCCACCCGCAGCCAGCTCGACCGCACGCTGCTCATGTGGACCATGCCGCTGGTGTTCGTGCTGCCGATGTTCAGCCGGGACGTCTACAGCTACCTGGCGCAGAGCGAGATCGCCGCGAGGGGGCAGGACCCCTACGAGTTCGGCCCCGCGACGGCCCTCGGCGTAGATCATCCGCTCACCATGAACGTGCCGAACATCTGGCGCGAAACACCCGCCCCGTACGGCCCTTTGTTCCTCGCGCTGGGCCGGGTGATCGCGATGCTGACCGGCGACCACGTGCTGCCGGGCGTGTTCCTGCACCGGCTGCTGGCGCTCGTCGGCCTCGGGATGATCGTGTGGGCGCTCCCCCGGCTCGCCCGCCGGTTCGGCGTGCCGCCGGTCGGCGCGCTGTGGCTGGGGGCGCTCAACCCGCTCGTGCTGTTCCACATCGTCATCGGCGTGCACAACGACGGGCTCGCCATCGGGCTGATGCTGGTCGGGCTGGAGCTGGCGCTGCGGAAGCTGCCGGTGGTCCTCAAGGGGGTGGCGCCTCCACCGATCACGCGCGAGGAGGTGCTGTGGGTGGCGCTGGGCGCGACCATGATCGTGATGGGCGCGATGGTGAAGATCCCCGCGATGCTCGCGCTCGGCTTCCTCGGGGTGATGGTCGCCAGGCGCCTGGGCGGCCGGTTCCCCGACCTGTTGCGCGCCGCGGCGTTCATGACCGTCGTCGCGGGGCTGGTGACCGTGCTGACCTGCGTGGGCACCGGGTACGGGTTCGGCTGGATCTCCACGCTCAACGTCGCCAGCACGGTGAAGAGCTGGATGTCGCCGCCCACCGCGCTGGGCTACCTGTCCGGCGGGCTCGGCATCACCCTGTCCCTCGGCAACCACACCGAGTCCACCATCGCGCTGGCGCGGATCCTCGGGCAGGTCGTGTCCGTGCTGATCGTGGGCACGTTGCTGTGGAAGAGCTTCCGCGGCCGGATCAAGGCGGTCAACGGGCTCGGCGCTGGCCTGGGGGCCGTGCTGGTGCTCGGACCGGTGCTCCAGCCCTGGTACGTGCTGTGGGCCGCGCTCCCGCTGGCCACCGCGGTGGTCGCCAAGCGCTTCCGCGGCTTCGCGATGACCACCAGCGCGTTCATCGCGATCATCCTGCCGCCCACCGGTTCCGCGTTCGACGGCCGCGCCTACGTCGTGCCGCAGGCGGTCACCGGGGCCGCCATCACGTTCGTGCTCTGCGTGCTCGTCGCCCGCAAGCAGCTCTACCCGCTGATGCGCCGCGACCCCCTCCCCAGCGACGACTGA
- a CDS encoding non-heme iron oxygenase ferredoxin subunit, producing the protein MIRVCAFADLDERKPFAADVDGSPVVVVRDGDRVHALEDQCSHAAVSLSEGEVTKQGIECWLHGSRFDLTTGEPSSPPASEPVAVYAVEVRDGDVYVAVPQD; encoded by the coding sequence GTGATCCGCGTGTGCGCCTTCGCCGACCTGGACGAGCGCAAGCCGTTCGCGGCCGACGTCGACGGTTCGCCCGTCGTCGTCGTCCGCGACGGCGACCGGGTGCACGCGCTGGAGGACCAGTGCTCGCACGCGGCGGTGTCGCTGAGCGAGGGCGAGGTGACGAAGCAGGGGATCGAGTGCTGGCTGCACGGTTCCCGCTTCGACCTCACCACCGGTGAGCCGTCCTCGCCGCCCGCCTCCGAGCCCGTCGCCGTCTACGCCGTCGAAGTACGCGACGGCGACGTGTACGTCGCCGTCCCCCAGGACTGA
- a CDS encoding patatin-like protein, whose amino-acid sequence MAELPQEQIRFAVVLNGGVSLAVWMGGVVLELDRLTRDGTTYQHLLSMVGCTARADVITGTSAGGINGAALAVSQVNETTDLSRLRDLWAEQGRMEQLLRTPFQGQPVSLLQGDEFFLPRLQEMLARLTTDFTPTKAEHRPMDLRITTTLLGGVPMVSYDDLGQPLVQSSNQGSFSFRRDAYEWATPPDETVGRDDFAPADLPRRVLQMALAARSSASFPFAFEPSFIPVNGQSTPSKPDMGDIASWARHTDTDRSRFAVDGGVLVNTPTREALEAIDRMPANGPVRRVMLLIFPHAEPEAVEPPAHVRGDLPSTVATGGKLLGALSGQGGRTYVEKIEEHNRLAASRRGGRNSLLERLANGAGDVPVPEKAYALADTLHEHYEDVRIRLAARDITTRQFAVRGSNAAGWSFERVRAAAEAAQREWRAARGQLPYVPTAHLPAALADTGWEWGITMAETLAASAMDLLKRMVWVVPDTDEGVLSGACAAVAESRTRLHRVRAALRQLREKVDVTWTGENSETLNQAYWGGRLGVYGERMTGGAVGSIGAEVRARVAEIGLLVDDAQRILALIDDEDRLRLGGLGPWKALLAPEPTARETEVGLLPGPGVWLSRLMALEVSTMCLADSSTGLDQAVELVQISLQTRNAFARQSLTADDKAGGASLNRFSGFLKRSWRVNDWIWGRLDGATMLCKVVFDPRRLRRMDLLTTTGGRKDPDKAAERAHRRIDDLVDDLFGGPHPDLAPAVAAAKKELAAFYAEETLAGDLPPTAGAVAELAAWGLHVRIIVEELPALRASILADRNDGGDPRSRGELFLEEHRGLLARLERPVDFGTESARAASVTIGLQALRAFDEAGIGREPLGQEAGSDQMIRTAATAAAVAVTVADSKNSGMAAAKPLTRMLRGGALLPYWTITGLTRGGKLAQFLGSLGFAVGGALLVLALFNLLPNWAVGPAAALGGGTLMAAFGYAALRSGTLLHGLVLLSPVIPLVIIAIDRTRSALNSDTTRGDAATGVVAVGGVALVVVALLVIGSLPAPIRTPFAVLKDRRTYKRIGKVVWRLAAGVAVVAAVWAVIEYRLYELTWLSPELVVIGPAVAIAIGVAAASAGGRSLQRWRRRGGRWRTESAEAPAAATAGWAVVYGIVFLLVAVGLQLGGIHFTGWESVLATSLVFGLVLVLVTSWWVPMRARRAIVRSLSEQTIPTREGEDLADALRVKLESYALLYRFLVDRQQNGELVLKPAALRVVDAVRAKRGQAASSATGSGAGTGTTPPTLA is encoded by the coding sequence GTGGCCGAGTTACCGCAGGAGCAGATCCGGTTCGCCGTCGTGCTCAACGGGGGCGTCAGCCTCGCCGTCTGGATGGGCGGGGTCGTGCTGGAGCTCGACCGGCTCACCAGGGACGGCACCACCTACCAGCACCTGCTGTCGATGGTCGGCTGCACGGCCCGCGCCGACGTGATCACGGGTACGTCCGCGGGCGGCATCAACGGCGCCGCGCTGGCCGTGTCCCAGGTCAACGAGACCACCGACCTGTCGAGGCTGCGCGACCTGTGGGCCGAGCAGGGCCGGATGGAGCAGCTGCTGCGCACCCCGTTCCAGGGGCAGCCGGTGTCGCTCCTCCAGGGCGACGAGTTCTTCCTCCCCCGCCTCCAGGAGATGCTGGCCCGGCTCACCACCGACTTCACCCCCACCAAGGCCGAGCACCGGCCGATGGACCTGCGGATCACGACCACGCTGCTGGGCGGTGTGCCGATGGTCTCCTACGACGACCTGGGCCAGCCCCTCGTGCAGTCCTCGAACCAGGGCAGCTTCTCCTTCCGCCGCGACGCCTACGAGTGGGCGACGCCGCCGGACGAGACGGTCGGGCGGGACGACTTCGCCCCCGCGGACCTGCCGAGGCGGGTGCTCCAGATGGCGCTGGCCGCGCGCTCGTCGGCGTCGTTCCCGTTCGCGTTCGAGCCCTCGTTCATCCCCGTCAACGGCCAGTCGACGCCGTCGAAGCCGGACATGGGCGACATCGCCTCCTGGGCGCGGCACACCGACACCGACCGGTCGCGGTTCGCCGTGGACGGGGGCGTGCTGGTGAACACGCCGACCCGCGAGGCGCTGGAGGCCATCGACCGGATGCCCGCCAACGGGCCGGTGCGCCGGGTGATGCTGCTGATCTTCCCGCACGCCGAGCCCGAGGCCGTCGAGCCGCCCGCGCACGTGCGCGGCGACCTGCCCAGCACCGTCGCCACCGGCGGCAAGCTGCTCGGGGCGCTGTCCGGCCAGGGCGGGCGCACCTACGTGGAGAAGATCGAGGAGCACAACCGGCTGGCCGCCTCGCGGCGCGGCGGCCGCAACTCGCTGCTGGAGCGGCTCGCGAACGGCGCGGGTGACGTCCCCGTCCCGGAGAAGGCCTACGCGCTGGCGGACACGCTGCACGAGCACTACGAGGACGTGCGGATCCGGCTGGCCGCGCGGGACATCACCACCCGGCAGTTCGCCGTGCGCGGCTCGAACGCGGCCGGGTGGTCGTTCGAACGGGTGCGCGCCGCGGCCGAGGCGGCCCAGCGGGAGTGGCGCGCCGCGCGCGGGCAGCTGCCGTACGTGCCCACCGCGCACCTGCCCGCGGCGCTGGCCGACACCGGCTGGGAGTGGGGCATCACGATGGCCGAGACGCTGGCCGCCTCGGCGATGGACCTGCTCAAGCGGATGGTCTGGGTCGTGCCGGACACCGACGAGGGCGTGCTGAGCGGGGCGTGCGCGGCGGTCGCGGAGTCGCGGACCCGGCTGCACCGGGTGCGGGCCGCGCTGCGGCAGCTGCGCGAGAAGGTAGACGTCACGTGGACCGGCGAGAACTCCGAGACGCTCAACCAGGCCTACTGGGGCGGCAGGCTCGGCGTGTACGGCGAGCGGATGACCGGCGGCGCGGTGGGGTCGATCGGCGCGGAGGTGCGCGCGCGGGTCGCCGAGATCGGGCTGCTCGTCGACGACGCCCAGCGGATCTTGGCCCTCATCGACGACGAGGACCGGCTGCGGCTGGGCGGGCTCGGACCGTGGAAGGCGCTGCTGGCCCCGGAGCCGACCGCGCGCGAGACCGAGGTCGGGCTGCTCCCCGGTCCCGGCGTGTGGCTGTCGCGGCTGATGGCGCTCGAGGTGTCGACCATGTGCCTTGCCGACTCGAGTACCGGCCTCGACCAGGCCGTCGAGCTGGTGCAGATCAGCCTCCAGACGCGCAACGCGTTCGCGCGGCAGAGCCTCACCGCCGACGACAAGGCGGGCGGCGCGTCGCTCAACCGGTTCTCCGGGTTCCTCAAGCGGTCCTGGCGGGTCAACGACTGGATCTGGGGCAGGCTCGACGGCGCCACGATGCTGTGCAAGGTCGTCTTCGACCCGCGGCGGCTGCGCCGGATGGACCTGCTCACCACCACGGGCGGCCGCAAGGACCCGGACAAGGCGGCGGAACGGGCGCACCGGCGGATCGACGACCTGGTGGACGACCTGTTCGGCGGGCCGCACCCGGACCTGGCGCCGGCCGTCGCGGCGGCCAAGAAGGAACTCGCCGCGTTCTACGCCGAGGAGACCCTCGCGGGCGACCTGCCGCCCACCGCCGGTGCCGTGGCGGAGCTGGCGGCGTGGGGCCTGCACGTGCGGATCATCGTCGAGGAGCTGCCCGCGCTGCGGGCGTCGATCCTGGCCGACCGCAACGACGGCGGCGACCCGCGGTCGCGCGGCGAGCTGTTCCTGGAGGAGCACCGCGGGCTGCTGGCCCGGCTGGAACGGCCGGTGGACTTCGGCACCGAGTCGGCGCGGGCGGCGAGCGTGACGATCGGGCTCCAGGCGCTGCGCGCGTTCGACGAGGCGGGCATCGGCCGTGAACCGCTGGGGCAGGAGGCGGGCAGCGACCAGATGATCCGCACCGCCGCGACCGCCGCCGCGGTGGCGGTGACCGTGGCGGACAGCAAGAACTCCGGGATGGCCGCGGCGAAACCGCTGACCAGGATGCTGCGCGGCGGCGCGCTGCTGCCGTACTGGACGATCACCGGGCTCACCAGGGGCGGCAAGCTGGCCCAGTTCCTGGGTTCCCTCGGCTTCGCCGTCGGCGGCGCGCTGCTCGTGCTGGCGCTGTTCAACCTGCTGCCGAACTGGGCCGTCGGCCCGGCCGCGGCGCTGGGCGGCGGCACGCTGATGGCCGCGTTCGGCTACGCCGCGCTGCGGTCCGGCACCCTGCTGCACGGGCTCGTGCTGCTGTCACCGGTGATCCCGCTGGTGATCATCGCGATCGACCGCACGCGGTCGGCGCTGAACTCCGACACCACCCGCGGCGACGCGGCCACCGGCGTGGTCGCCGTGGGCGGTGTCGCGCTGGTCGTGGTGGCGCTGCTGGTGATCGGCAGCCTGCCCGCGCCCATCCGCACCCCGTTCGCGGTGCTGAAGGACCGGCGCACCTACAAGCGGATCGGCAAGGTCGTGTGGCGGCTGGCCGCCGGGGTCGCCGTGGTCGCCGCGGTGTGGGCCGTGATCGAGTACCGGCTCTACGAGCTGACCTGGCTGAGCCCGGAACTCGTCGTGATCGGCCCCGCGGTGGCCATCGCGATCGGCGTCGCGGCGGCGTCCGCGGGCGGTCGGTCGCTGCAGCGCTGGCGGCGGCGCGGCGGCCGGTGGCGCACCGAGAGCGCCGAGGCGCCCGCCGCGGCGACGGCGGGCTGGGCGGTCGTCTACGGCATCGTGTTCCTGCTGGTCGCGGTGGGCCTGCAACTGGGCGGGATCCACTTCACCGGCTGGGAGTCGGTGCTCGCGACGTCGCTGGTGTTCGGGCTCGTCCTGGTGCTGGTGACGAGCTGGTGGGTGCCGATGCGGGCCCGCCGCGCCATCGTGCGGAGCCTGTCGGAGCAGACGATCCCCACCCGCGAGGGCGAGGACCTCGCCGACGCGCTGCGCGTGAAGCTGGAGAGCTACGCGCTGCTGTACCGGTTCCTGGTGGACAGGCAGCAGAACGGCGAGCTGGTGCTGAAGCCCGCCGCCCTGCGCGTCGTCGACGCCGTGCGCGCCAAGCGCGGTCAGGCCGCCAGCTCGGCGACCGGCAGCGGCGCGGGCACCGGCACCACACCCCCGACCCTGGCGTAG
- a CDS encoding metalloregulator ArsR/SmtB family transcription factor: protein MKYAESDSQAFAGSVEAPVGPPGHDGRTRRAVARLLLERGPVTAAAVAEVLGLSPTAVRRHIDALLADGEATTREAPRSGQRGRGRPAKLFLLTETGRSRFGHAYDDLAVAALRFLAEQGGEEAVRAFAQRRMAAMVDRHRAAITALPDPVDRAAALASALSREGYAASTRDVGAGAQLCQHHCPVAHVAAEFPQLCETETETFAEILGSHVQRLATIARGDAVCTTHIPNAVKTPDGGEPA from the coding sequence GTGAAATACGCCGAGTCCGATTCGCAGGCCTTCGCGGGCTCTGTCGAAGCACCCGTCGGGCCCCCCGGGCACGACGGGCGGACGAGGCGGGCAGTCGCCAGACTGCTGCTGGAGCGGGGCCCGGTCACCGCGGCGGCTGTCGCCGAGGTGCTGGGGCTCAGTCCCACGGCGGTGCGCCGGCACATCGACGCACTCCTCGCCGATGGCGAGGCGACCACCAGGGAGGCTCCCCGGAGCGGCCAGCGAGGCCGCGGACGTCCGGCGAAGCTCTTCCTGCTGACCGAGACGGGGCGGTCCCGGTTCGGGCACGCCTACGACGACCTCGCCGTCGCCGCATTGCGGTTCCTCGCCGAACAGGGCGGGGAAGAGGCGGTACGGGCCTTCGCGCAACGCCGGATGGCCGCCATGGTCGACCGGCACCGCGCCGCGATCACGGCCCTGCCCGACCCGGTCGACAGGGCCGCGGCCCTGGCGAGCGCGTTGAGCAGGGAGGGTTACGCTGCCTCGACGCGCGATGTGGGCGCGGGAGCGCAGCTGTGCCAGCACCACTGCCCGGTCGCCCACGTGGCGGCGGAGTTCCCGCAGCTGTGCGAGACCGAGACGGAGACGTTCGCCGAAATCCTCGGTTCCCACGTCCAGCGGCTGGCGACGATCGCACGCGGCGACGCCGTGTGCACCACGCACATCCCGAACGCCGTTAAGACCCCAGATGGAGGGGAGCCCGCATGA